One Kitasatospora sp. NBC_01287 DNA window includes the following coding sequences:
- a CDS encoding DUF3995 domain-containing protein, with protein sequence MPQGRDTRRWAEAVAAVLLVDGAVHLYWATGRTWPVRDRARLSQLVLNTQLPFTPPVLLPLVGMLGGAAVLVLVRGGLLPGPARLLPARLPYWGSLAVTGGLLLRGAAGLVWVTGLGADPGDTFYWLNLLLYTPLCWVLAAGAWRVAAVPGGLAGLGSLLRGRRVNRSPE encoded by the coding sequence ATGCCGCAAGGAAGAGACACCCGCCGCTGGGCCGAGGCGGTGGCCGCCGTCCTGCTGGTGGACGGCGCCGTCCACCTCTACTGGGCGACCGGGCGGACCTGGCCGGTGCGCGACCGGGCCCGGCTCTCCCAGCTGGTGCTGAACACCCAGCTGCCCTTCACCCCGCCGGTGCTGCTCCCGCTGGTCGGGATGCTCGGCGGGGCCGCCGTGCTGGTGCTGGTCCGCGGCGGGCTGCTGCCGGGGCCGGCCAGGCTGCTGCCGGCCCGGCTGCCGTACTGGGGCAGCCTGGCGGTGACCGGTGGGCTGCTGCTGCGCGGAGCGGCCGGGCTCGTCTGGGTCACGGGGCTGGGTGCCGACCCGGGCGACACCTTCTACTGGCTGAACCTGCTGCTCTACACCCCGCTCTGCTGGGTGCTGGCGGCCGGTGCCTGGCGGGTGGCGGCCGTGCCGGGGGGCCTGGCCGGGCTCGGCTCCCTCCTGCGGGGGAGGCGGGTGAACCGCTCGCCGGAGTGA
- a CDS encoding RNA polymerase sigma factor has translation MQEPPRGPDPAGPGLAGPDPAGPDPAGPDLAALVRAAQGGDQLAVARLLDLITPYVRRLCGPIALADGADATQEALLAVFRKLRQLDEPAALFGWVRVIAVREAVRHAARAARARPAELTELPAPGDPQLGADIRDVLSRLSPEHRAVLLLRDLEGLDERQTAALLAVAPGTVKSRLSRARLSFRKAWQQ, from the coding sequence ATGCAGGAGCCACCGCGCGGCCCGGACCCCGCCGGCCCGGGTCTCGCCGGTCCCGACCCCGCCGGTCCCGACCCCGCCGGTCCCGACCTCGCCGCCCTGGTCCGGGCCGCCCAGGGCGGCGACCAGCTGGCGGTCGCCCGGCTGCTCGACCTGATCACCCCGTACGTGCGCCGGCTCTGCGGCCCGATCGCGCTGGCCGACGGCGCCGACGCGACCCAGGAGGCGCTCCTCGCGGTCTTCCGCAAGCTGCGCCAACTCGACGAGCCGGCCGCGCTCTTCGGCTGGGTCCGGGTGATCGCGGTGCGCGAGGCGGTGCGGCACGCCGCCCGCGCCGCCCGGGCGCGGCCCGCGGAGCTGACCGAGCTGCCGGCCCCGGGCGATCCGCAGCTCGGCGCGGACATCCGCGACGTGCTCTCCCGGCTCTCCCCCGAGCACCGCGCCGTACTGCTCCTGCGCGACCTGGAGGGCCTGGACGAACGGCAGACCGCGGCGCTGCTCGCGGTGGCCCCCGGCACGGTGAAGTCCCGGCTCTCCCGGGCCCGACTCAGCTTCCGAAAGGCGTGGCAGCAATGA
- a CDS encoding DNA-directed RNA polymerase subunit beta', with product MLDVNFFDELRIGLATADDIRQWSHGEVKKPETINYRTLKPEKDGLFCEKIFGPTRDWECYCGKYKRVRFKGIICERCGVEVTRAKVRRERMGHIELAAPVTHIWYFKGVPSRLGYLLDLAPKDLEKVIYFAAYMITWVDDERRQRDLPSLEAHVSVERQQIENRRDADLEARAKKAETDLAELEAEGAKADVRRKVREGAEREMKQLRDRAQREIDRLDEVWARFKNLKVQDLEGDELLYRELRDRFGTYFSGSMGAAALKDRLETFDLAEESERLREIIRTGKGQKKTRALKRLKVVSAFLQTTNKPNGMVLDCVPVIPPDLRPMVQLDGGRFATSDLNDLYRRVINRNNRLKRLLDLGAPEIIVNNEKRMLQEAVDALFDNGRRGRPVTGPGNRPLKSLSDMLKGKQGRFRQNLLGKRVDYSARSVIVVGPQLKLHQCGLPKAMALELFKPFVMKRLVDLNHAQNIKSAKRMVERARPVVWDVLEEVIAEHPVLLNRAPTLHRLGIQAFEPQLVEGKAIQIHPLVCTAFNADFDGDQMAVHLPLSAEAQAEARILMLSSNNILKPADGRPVTMPTQDMVLGLFFLTSDREEVKGGGRSFSSTAEAIMAFDARELDVQAPIELRLPIGTVPPRGWTPPAVDPEWADSQPSWTEGEPFRLTTTLGRALFNELLPEDYPFVDYEVGKKQLSAIVNDLAERYPKVIVAATLDNLKAAGFHWSTRSGVTVSISDVVVPPSKPQILEGYEAQAEKVQKNYERGLMTNDERKQEMVNIWTKATNEVAEAMNANFPKTNPIFMMVDSGARGNMMQMRQIAGMRGLVSNAKNETIPRPIKASFREGLSVLEYFISTHGARKGLADTALRTADSGYLTRRLVDVSQDVIIREEDCGTERGLKLAIGTVGEDGVLRKTDDVETSVYARMLAEDITVDGKLVATANTDLGDVLIDELIRHGIGEVKTRSILTCESAVGTCAFCYGRSLATGKLVDIGEAVGIIAAQSIGEPGTQLTMRTFHTGGVAGDDITQGLPRVVELFEARTPKGVAPISEAQGRVRIEDTEKTRKVVVTPDDGTDEIAYPVSKRVKLLVSEGEAVEVGQKLTMGATNPHDVLRIMGQRAVQIHLVAEVQKVYNSQGVSIHDKHIEIIIRQMLRRVTIIESGDAELLPGELVERGRFETENRRVVSEGGHPASGRPQLMGITKASLATESWLSAASFQETTRVLTDAAIHAKSDPLLGLKENVILGKLIPAGTGLPRYRNIRVEPTEEAKAAMYSAVGYDDYDLSPFGAGSGQAVPLDDYDYGPYTG from the coding sequence GTGCTTGACGTCAACTTCTTCGACGAGCTCCGCATCGGCCTCGCGACCGCCGACGACATCCGCCAGTGGTCGCACGGCGAGGTCAAGAAGCCGGAGACCATCAACTACCGCACGCTGAAGCCGGAAAAGGACGGCCTTTTCTGCGAGAAGATCTTCGGTCCCACCCGGGACTGGGAGTGCTACTGCGGTAAGTACAAGCGTGTCCGCTTCAAGGGCATCATCTGCGAGCGCTGCGGCGTCGAGGTCACCCGTGCCAAGGTGCGCCGCGAGCGGATGGGCCACATCGAGCTGGCTGCCCCGGTCACCCACATCTGGTACTTCAAGGGTGTGCCGTCCCGCCTCGGTTACCTGCTCGACCTGGCGCCGAAGGACCTTGAGAAGGTCATCTACTTCGCCGCCTACATGATCACCTGGGTGGACGACGAGCGTCGCCAGCGCGACCTGCCGTCCCTGGAGGCGCACGTCTCCGTCGAGCGCCAGCAGATCGAGAACCGCCGCGACGCGGACCTCGAGGCGCGGGCCAAGAAGGCCGAGACCGACCTGGCCGAGCTGGAGGCCGAGGGCGCCAAGGCCGACGTGCGCCGCAAGGTGCGCGAGGGTGCCGAGCGCGAGATGAAGCAGCTGCGCGACCGCGCGCAGCGCGAGATCGACCGCCTCGACGAGGTGTGGGCCCGCTTCAAGAACCTCAAGGTCCAGGACCTCGAGGGCGACGAGCTGCTCTACCGCGAGCTGCGCGACCGCTTCGGCACCTACTTCTCCGGCTCGATGGGCGCGGCGGCCCTCAAGGACCGCCTGGAGACCTTCGACCTGGCGGAGGAGTCCGAGCGCCTGCGCGAGATCATCCGCACCGGCAAGGGCCAGAAGAAGACCCGGGCGCTCAAGCGCCTCAAGGTCGTCTCCGCCTTCCTGCAGACCACCAACAAGCCCAACGGCATGGTGCTGGACTGCGTCCCGGTGATCCCGCCGGACCTGCGTCCGATGGTGCAGCTGGACGGTGGCCGCTTCGCGACCTCCGACCTGAACGACCTGTACCGCCGCGTGATCAACCGCAACAACCGCCTGAAGCGCCTGCTCGACCTCGGGGCTCCCGAGATCATCGTGAACAACGAGAAGCGGATGCTCCAGGAGGCGGTCGACGCCCTCTTCGACAACGGCCGTCGCGGCCGCCCGGTCACGGGCCCCGGCAACCGTCCGCTGAAGTCGCTGTCCGACATGCTCAAGGGCAAGCAGGGTCGTTTCCGTCAGAACCTGCTCGGCAAGCGCGTCGACTACTCGGCCCGTTCGGTCATCGTCGTCGGCCCGCAGCTCAAGCTGCACCAGTGCGGTCTGCCCAAGGCCATGGCGCTGGAGCTCTTCAAGCCGTTCGTGATGAAGCGCCTGGTGGACCTGAACCACGCGCAGAACATCAAGTCGGCCAAGCGCATGGTCGAGCGCGCGCGCCCGGTGGTGTGGGACGTCCTCGAAGAGGTCATCGCCGAGCACCCGGTGCTGCTGAACCGTGCGCCCACCCTGCACCGCCTCGGCATCCAGGCCTTCGAGCCCCAGCTGGTCGAGGGCAAGGCCATCCAGATCCACCCGCTCGTCTGCACCGCGTTCAACGCGGACTTCGACGGTGACCAGATGGCCGTCCACCTGCCGCTCTCCGCGGAGGCGCAGGCCGAGGCCCGCATCCTGATGCTGTCCTCGAACAACATCCTGAAGCCGGCCGACGGTCGCCCCGTCACCATGCCGACCCAGGACATGGTGCTCGGCCTCTTCTTCCTCACCTCGGACCGCGAGGAGGTGAAGGGCGGTGGCCGCTCCTTCTCCTCGACCGCCGAGGCGATCATGGCCTTCGACGCCCGCGAGCTGGACGTCCAGGCCCCGATCGAGCTGCGCCTGCCGATCGGGACCGTGCCGCCCCGCGGCTGGACCCCGCCGGCGGTGGACCCGGAGTGGGCCGACAGCCAGCCGTCCTGGACCGAGGGCGAGCCGTTCCGCCTGACCACCACCCTGGGCCGCGCGCTCTTCAACGAGCTGCTGCCCGAGGACTACCCGTTCGTCGACTACGAGGTGGGCAAGAAGCAGCTCTCCGCGATCGTCAACGACCTGGCGGAGCGCTACCCCAAGGTCATCGTCGCGGCGACGCTGGACAACCTGAAGGCGGCCGGCTTCCACTGGTCGACCCGCTCGGGCGTCACCGTCTCGATCTCGGACGTCGTCGTGCCGCCGAGCAAGCCGCAGATTCTCGAGGGCTACGAGGCGCAGGCCGAGAAGGTCCAGAAGAACTACGAGCGCGGTCTGATGACCAACGACGAGCGCAAGCAGGAAATGGTCAACATCTGGACCAAGGCGACCAACGAGGTTGCCGAGGCCATGAACGCGAACTTCCCGAAGACCAACCCCATCTTCATGATGGTCGACTCGGGTGCTCGCGGAAACATGATGCAGATGCGTCAGATCGCCGGTATGCGTGGTCTGGTGTCGAACGCGAAGAACGAGACCATCCCGCGTCCGATCAAGGCCTCGTTCCGTGAGGGCCTGTCCGTGCTGGAGTACTTCATCTCCACCCACGGTGCCCGTAAGGGTCTGGCCGACACCGCGCTGCGCACCGCCGACTCGGGTTACCTGACCCGTCGTCTGGTGGACGTCTCGCAGGACGTGATCATCCGCGAGGAGGACTGCGGCACCGAGCGCGGCCTCAAGCTGGCGATCGGCACCGTCGGCGAGGACGGCGTGCTGCGCAAGACGGACGACGTCGAGACCAGCGTCTACGCCCGGATGCTGGCCGAGGACATCACCGTCGACGGCAAGCTCGTCGCGACCGCCAACACCGACCTCGGTGACGTGCTGATCGACGAGCTGATCCGGCACGGCATCGGTGAGGTCAAGACCCGCTCGATCCTGACCTGTGAGTCGGCCGTTGGCACCTGTGCCTTCTGCTACGGCCGTTCGCTGGCCACCGGCAAGCTGGTCGACATCGGTGAGGCGGTCGGCATCATCGCCGCCCAGTCCATCGGTGAGCCCGGTACCCAGCTGACCATGCGTACCTTCCACACCGGTGGTGTGGCCGGTGACGACATCACGCAGGGTCTGCCCCGTGTCGTCGAGCTCTTCGAGGCCCGTACCCCCAAGGGTGTGGCCCCGATCTCGGAGGCGCAGGGCCGGGTCCGCATCGAGGACACCGAGAAGACCCGCAAGGTCGTGGTGACCCCGGACGACGGCACCGACGAGATCGCCTACCCGGTCTCCAAGCGTGTCAAGCTCCTGGTGAGCGAGGGCGAGGCGGTCGAGGTCGGCCAGAAGCTGACCATGGGTGCCACCAACCCGCACGACGTGCTGCGGATCATGGGCCAGCGTGCCGTCCAGATCCACCTGGTCGCCGAGGTCCAGAAGGTCTACAACTCGCAGGGTGTGTCGATCCACGACAAGCACATCGAGATCATCATCCGGCAGATGCTCCGCCGCGTGACGATCATCGAGTCGGGCGACGCCGAGCTGCTGCCGGGCGAGCTGGTCGAGCGCGGCCGGTTCGAGACCGAGAACCGTCGCGTGGTCTCCGAGGGCGGCCACCCCGCCTCCGGCCGTCCGCAGCTGATGGGTATCACCAAGGCCTCGCTGGCCACCGAGTCCTGGCTGTCGGCCGCCTCCTTCCAGGAGACGACCCGGGTGCTCACCGACGCGGCGATCCACGCCAAGTCGGACCCGCTGCTGGGCCTCAAGGAGAACGTCATCCTCGGTAAGCTCATCCCGGCCGGTACGGGTCTGCCCCGCTACCGCAACATCCGGGTCGAGCCGACCGAGGAGGCCAAGGCCGCGATGTACTCGGCCGTCGGCTACGACGACTACGACCTGTCGCCCTTCGGCGCCGGCTCCGGCCAGGCGGTCCCGCTGGACGACTACGACTACGGGCCGTACACCGGCTGA
- a CDS encoding DUF4097 family beta strand repeat-containing protein — protein sequence MRNRLARVLGYTAITGFVAVGMAGCFWSGAQQHKDVGYAIDQPVRTLVIQGRTGNIRVVGAGSAVRVSEHQDYQHQQPVSTHTVADGTLTLTYSCPDDCGIDYQVDVPAGTAVRISAGTGDVHLSGLSAEVRAATGTGQVEALGLTSGTATLTSDTGDVSATFTTAPGSLTATTATGNVKVVLPNGGYAVTAEADTGSVKVTVPQDAASGHAIDARSSTGDVTVTHA from the coding sequence ATGCGCAACCGCCTGGCCCGGGTGCTCGGCTACACCGCGATCACCGGCTTCGTCGCCGTCGGGATGGCCGGCTGCTTCTGGAGCGGCGCGCAGCAGCACAAGGACGTCGGCTACGCGATCGACCAGCCGGTCCGCACCCTGGTGATCCAGGGCCGGACGGGGAACATCCGGGTGGTCGGGGCGGGCAGCGCGGTGCGGGTGTCGGAGCACCAGGACTACCAGCACCAGCAGCCCGTCAGCACCCACACGGTGGCCGACGGAACCCTGACCCTGACCTACTCCTGCCCCGACGACTGCGGCATCGACTACCAGGTCGACGTGCCGGCCGGCACCGCGGTGCGGATCAGCGCCGGCACCGGAGACGTGCACCTGTCCGGGCTGAGCGCCGAGGTGCGGGCCGCCACCGGCACCGGCCAGGTCGAGGCGCTCGGGCTGACCTCCGGCACCGCCACGCTGACCTCGGACACCGGTGACGTCTCGGCGACCTTCACCACCGCGCCCGGCTCGCTGACGGCGACGACCGCCACCGGCAATGTCAAGGTGGTGCTGCCGAACGGCGGTTACGCGGTGACGGCCGAGGCCGACACCGGCAGCGTCAAGGTGACGGTCCCGCAGGACGCCGCCTCGGGGCACGCGATCGACGCGCGGTCGAGCACCGGCGACGTCACCGTCACGCATGCCTGA